A region of the Arenibacter antarcticus genome:
TCTAAATGCATCTAGGGATGCGGGTTCTCCATGTATTAAAAAAGTGCGTTCTGGAATATTTTTAATTTTCTGGATCCAGTGCAATAATTCATTCTGATCCGCATGTGCCGACAGACTTTCTAGATGTTTGACCGTAGCTTTGACCGGGATATATTTTCCGAATATTTTTATTTCATGGGCCCCGTCATACAATTGCCTACCCCTAGTTCCCTCGGCCTGATAGCCCACCAACAAAACCGTTGTAGAAGTCCTGTCCACCATCTGTTTAAGATACGTAAGCACCCTACCTCCGGTTACCATCCCACTTCCAGCAATAACCACCTTTGGTCTAGGGTCGTCTATGGTTTTCCAAGTATCCCCATAAGATGTAATTATATTGAAATGATTGCACATGGCCTTGTATTCCTTTATAGACAATTTGTGCCATTGCGGATAAGTTTCAAATACCGACAACACATTATTCCCCATGGGACTATCGATGAAAATAGGGATATTGGGAATTTTATTTTCCTGGTACAGCTTCCACAATAGATACATTAAAGACTGCAGTCGTTCTACGGCAAAGGACGGTATAATTAAATTTCCGCCTTCTCTAATGGTTCTAGTAATTAACTCTGCCAGTATATTTTCCACATCCTCTTCGGGATGCAGCTTATTGCCATAAGTACTTTCCAAAAACAGATAATCTGCCCATTCCGGACGTTCTGGCGGAAATAACAACAAATCCTCACTACGACCAACATCTCCAGAAAATACAAACATTTTACCATAGAGATCCACCTCTATAAAAGTAGCTCCAATAATATGACCGTTATATCTAAACCTAAACCTGATGTTTTCGGACAATGGGATCCATTC
Encoded here:
- a CDS encoding MBL fold metallo-hydrolase RNA specificity domain-containing protein, yielding MNKVKIHFLGASGTVTGSKFYLETPEQNILVDCGMFQGVKELRELNWEPLPIDASKINCVLLTHGHLDHTGYLPRLVKEGFKGDIIGTPPTLAIAGIILRDSAKIHEEEAERANKEEYSKHNPALPYYNHKDAEKTIGMFSYSEKDEWIPLSENIRFRFRYNGHIIGATFIEVDLYGKMFVFSGDVGRSEDLLLFPPERPEWADYLFLESTYGNKLHPEEDVENILAELITRTIREGGNLIIPSFAVERLQSLMYLLWKLYQENKIPNIPIFIDSPMGNNVLSVFETYPQWHKLSIKEYKAMCNHFNIITSYGDTWKTIDDPRPKVVIAGSGMVTGGRVLTYLKQMVDRTSTTVLLVGYQAEGTRGRQLYDGAHEIKIFGKYIPVKATVKHLESLSAHADQNELLHWIQKIKNIPERTFLIHGEPASLDAFRVKIKTSNGWQVHVPHLHEVVELSL